GGCCTTCCGGATCGACGATCTCCAGCGCCTCGGCGAGCCGGTCGGAGCCGGAGGGATGGTCGGTGCGTGTCATCACGGCGAGCCCGCCCGCCGCCTCGACGGTCCGGGCGATCTCTGCGGTGTCGGTGGCCACCACCACGGGGCCGATGCCGGCCTCCACGGCCCGGCGCCAGACATGGACGATCATGGCCTCGCCGGCGATGTCGGCCAGCGGCTTGTTCGGCAGGCGCGTCGCGGCGAGGCGGGCCGGGATCAGGACCAGGGGGTCGGACATGTGAGTTCAGGCCTGGGCGCTCGAACCTGGCGTCCGCGCCAGGAGGCGGGCGGGTGCTTAACAGGCCTGTCCCCGGTTGTCGTCCCCGATCCGGACCGGCAGATGTGGGGGGAGCGAAGATGCTGATCGGTGACAAGCTGGACAATTCGGTGGAACAATCCTGCGCCTGAGCGACGCGGACGGCGCGTGCGGCATTGTCAGGGACGGTCCGGAACGGCTAAGGCAACCTCGAAATCCTCCAATGTCCGGTGTCCGAGTCTGCTGGCCCGTCTCAGGCGCGCGACTGGCCCGGCCAAGTCGCGAGAAGAGCATGAACTCGTTCGAGGTGAACAAGGTCCTGGGTGCCGTCCTCGGTGCCCTGCTGTTCGCGGCCGGATCGGGTTTCGTAGCCGAGCTGATCTATCATCCGAAGCCCGCGGGCAAAGCCGGCTACGACCTGCCCGAGCCGGAGCCGGAGGCTGCCGCGGCGGCGCCGGAGGCCAAGGTCGAGCCGATCGCGGTCCGCCTCGCCAGCGCCAACGCCGAGAAGGGCGAGGCCGGCACCAAGGCCTGCCATGCCTGCCACGCCTTCGAGAAGGGCGGCCCCAACAAGGTCGGGCCGGATCTCTACGGCGTCGTGGAGCGTCCGAAGGGCGGCCATGCGGGCTTCGAGTACTCGGCGGCCATGAAGGAGAAGGGCGGCGCCTGGACGTATGCCGACCTCGACGAGTTCCTCACCAACCCGAAAGGGTACGTGAAGGGCACCAAGATGGCGTTCGCCGGCATCGCCTCGCCGCAGGAGCGCGCCAACGTCATCGCCTATCTGCGCAAGAATGCGGACGATCCCAAGCCGCTGCCCGCCGTCGAGAAGAGCGATGCGGCGCCTGCGGCCGCGCCCGCGGCGGCGAAGCCGGAGGACAAGCCCGCGGCTTCGCCCGAGAAGCCGTCCGCCGACAAGCCGGCGGCCTCGAAGCCCTCCGAGGGCAAGGACAGCCCGGCGAAGCCAGCCGATACCAGCACCGCCAAGCCCGTGGAGGAGAAATCTCCCGGCAGCCCGCGCACCACCGGCGAATCGAGCGACCGGAACGCACCGTCGCCGCCGGCCAACGCCCATGACGGCGACCAGCAGGGCACGCCGTCGAGCCTCATCCCCGCCGAGCCGACCGCGCCGTCGGCCCCGGCCGCCAAGGAGCCGCCCGCACAGGCCAATCCGGAGGCGGTGGACCGGGCGAAGGACCTCGAGGTCGGCGGCCCGACCAAGGATCTGAACGCGCCGCTGCCGACGCCGCAACCGCTTCCGAAGCAGTAGCGGAGCGTCCTGCCTCGCGTCTGGCACGTTCCTCGGGCATGGCTCCGGGCCTGGCCTTTGCCTAAGAGCGGCCGCGGCCCGGCGATCCGATCGGGTCGATGAACCGCGAAGGAACGGCCTTGCCAGAGCGAAGCTCCGAAGCGGAGGAGCGCCGGGCGCCCCTGCCGCTGCTGGTTGCCGTGACCATGACGGGCACGGTCGCCCTGCACATCTTCGTGCCGGCGCTCGCTGCCGCGGCCGCGGATCTGGGAACCAACGCGGCCGGCGCGCAGCTCACCATCACGGTCTACCTGATCGGGCTCGCGGGCGGTCAGCTCCTCTATGGCCCGCTCTCGGATCGCTACGGGCGGCGGCCGATCCTGATCGGGGGCCTCGGCCTCTACCTTGCCGGCCTGCTGCTCGCGATCCCCGCGCCGAACATCGGCGTCTTGCTCGTCGCCCGCGTCCTGCAGTCGCTCGGCGCCTGCGGCTCGCTGGTGATCGGCCGGGCGATGGTGCGCGACGTCTCGACCCGCGAGGATGCCGCCCGCAAGCTCGCGATTCTGACCACCGCCATGACGCTCACGCCGGCGCTGGCCCCCGCGATCGGCGGCGTGGTGAACGAAGCCTTCGGGTGGCGCGCCGTGTTCGTGGTGCTGGCCGCCCTCGTCGCCGTGCTGGGATCGCTGGTTGTGTTCACCCTGCCGGAGACCAACCGCCACAAGGTGGCGCTGCCGGGCTTCGTCGCGGTGCTCGCCGGCTATCTCCGGCTGGTGCGGATCCCGGTGTTCCGCGCCTACCTCGTGGCGGGGGCCTGCGGCGGCACCAGCCTCTACGCCTTCCTGGCGGTGGCGCCGTTCCTCCTCGTCGACCGGCTCGGACGCTCCTCGCAGGAAGTCGGGTTCGATTGCCTCATCGTGGTCTTCGGCATGGTCGGCGGCGCCGTTCTGGCGAGCCGGCTCGCCGCGCGGGTGCCGATCCGGAAGGCCGCCCGGAGCGGCAACCTCCTCTGCATCGCGGCGGCGCTGGCGCTGCTGGCCGTGGACCGGACCGGGATGCTCGGCGTCGTCAGCCTGATCGTGCCGCTCTTCGCCTACGCGGTGGGCGTCGGCCTGCTCAGCCCCAACGCGGTGGCCGGCCTCATGAACGTCGATCCGCACGCGGCGGGCTCCGCCTCCAGCCTGTACGGTTTCACCCAGATGACCTTCGGGGCGGTGTTCACGGCCGCCGCCTCGGCCTGGCCCGCGACCTCGGCGACGCCGGTCGCGCTGGCGCTTCTCGCGGCCGGGCTGATCGCTGGTCTGGCGCTGCGGCGGGCGTGAGGCGCGACGCGCGGCGCACCTGCGTCGGGCCGGGTATTTCGGAACGGTCTTGGCGGGGACGGCATTGAGAGGCCCCAACCCACTGGAGACACGCCATGCAGCGCTTGCCGATCATCGTCCTCGCTACGCTCGCCCTCGGCGGTACCGCCTTCGCGGCCGAGCAGGGCGCCTCGTCCCGCACGCCGGGTCATGAAATGCAGGAGCATGGGAGCAAGGCGGGCAGCCCCGGCGCGTCCGGCTACGCCCCCGGCCACGAGATGAAGTCCGGTACCTCGGAATCGACCGGCTCGACGTCGCGGACAGGCGGCTCGGCCACCGGGACGTCCGGGACGTCCGGCACCAGCGGTTCCGGCACCCGCCGCTAACACGCCGTTGTCCGCCCCGCTCGATCGGCCGATCGGGCGGGGCGATGTTTTATGGTGGCCCGGATCGCACGGCTTCGACGAGACCGGCGACGCGATCCTGGAAGCCCGCCGCAAGTTCCAGCCACAGGAGGCGCGCCGGATCGACTGGTCCGGGGAGGCTCAGGCGCCCGGCTGCCACGGGGACGAAGCCGAAACGGCCGTAATAGGGCGCGTCGCCCACCAGGATGACCAGCCCTTCGCCCGCCTGACGGGCCGCCTCGATCGCCGCGCGGGTCAGGGCACCGCCGATGCCGCGGCCCTCGAAGCTCGGATCCACTGCCAGCGGACCGAGCATCACGAACGGCGTCGCTCCGGTCCGCACCGGCCCCATCCGCACCGAGCCGACGAGGAAGCTTCCCACGGAGGCGGTGACTCCGAGGTCGAGCCGCTCGGCCGCGCCCTCGCGCAGGCGATAGGCCGTGCGGGCGAACCGGCCGGGTCCGAAGGCGCGGGCCTGTAGCCGCTCGATGGCGAGGGTATCCTCCGGCCGCTCGGGCCGGATGACGAGGGACAAGGGAGTCACGGCAGGGTCACGGCAGGATTACGGTGGAGCTACGGGAAGCGCGCGGGTCGGATGGCCGCCGCGTAGCAGCGTCGGCCCCGGCTCGCAAACGGCCCTTCTACTCCGCCGCCGCGAGGCCCGGCCGCGCGCCACCCTGCGTCAGCTTCAGGAAGCCGAACGCCGACAGCCAGATCACCGCGCCGCAGGCGGAGGCGACGCCCAGCACCAGTCCGAAGCCGCCGCGGTCGTGCAGCAGCGCGATCGCCGGCACCACGAAGCCGCTCGCCGTGAAGCCCACGAAGTAGCGCACGCTGTAGGCCCGGGCCCGGTAGGCAGGGGGCACGTAGCGGGCGATCATCGCGTCGTTGATGACCACCTGCCCGTAGATCGCCGTCATGGCCAGCATCAGGCCGAGGAGGAGCGGCACGCCGGTCGAGAGCGCCGCGATCCCGAGTCCAAGCGGCTGCAGAACCGAGAGGGCCACGAACAGGGACGGCAGGCTGTAGCGGTCGATCAGCCGGCCCATGGCGAGCTGCATCAGCGCGCCGAACAGGAACACCCCGGTGGCCAGCGAGCCGGTGATCGCCAGGGGCAGCGCGTGGCCGACACCCTCGTCGATCACCTTGGGCAGGCTGATCGTCGTGAGGTTGAAGGTCAGGCCGCCGGCGAAGATCGACAGGGCGAACATCGCCATGAGGGCCCAGGGCCGGGTCACCGGGATCACCGCCGCGCCGCCGGCCTTCCGGCCCGCGGCCTCGCCGTCCCCCGGCACCATCGCCACGAAGGCGGCCCCACAGGCGAGGCAGACGAGGCCCGGCACCACGAAGGCCGCGCGCCAGCTCACGGTCGCGGCGAGCAGCGCCGTGATGCCGGAGGCCGAGGCCGCGCCGAAATTGCCCCAGACGCCGTTGATGCCGAGGTCGCGCCCGAGCCGGCGGGCGTGGGTCACCAGCATGGCCGAGCCGACCGGGTGGTAGATCGCCGAGGCGAGGCCGAGCACGCAGAGCCACACGGCGAAGGCGAGGGGCGTCGAGGCGCTCGCCACGCCGAGGCACGACAGGCCGTAGCCGAAGAAGAAGATCGCCAGCATGTTGCGGCGCCCGAACCGGTCGGCCAGCGACCCCATCGGCAGGGAGCACAGGCCGAAGGCCACGAAGGCGCCGGTGGCCAGCCCGATCAGCTCGCCGTAGCCGAGGCCGGTCTGGCTCGCGATGGCGATGACCGCGGTCGGGTAGATCAGCAGGACGAAGTGATCGAGGGCGTGCGCGACGTTCACGAAGCGCAGGGTGCGGCGGGACAGCGTGTCCGGTTCCATCGCGGCATATCCTCCGGGATCGCTTCCTGATAGCCTGACCCGATGGAGGTGTCGGGCCGAGTATGTATGCGAACGGGCCATTCTCGCCGGCCGAGGCGCCGCGCCCTGCGCGATCCACGAACGCCGCCGACTATCAGGACGTGCCGCGCGCGGTCGCGGTGATGCCCAAATCCTACGCGGCCGGGATGGTGCTGGACCGCCATTTCCACCCGCGGGCGCAACTCCTCTATGCCACGGCCGGCCTGATGATGGCGTCGGCCGAGGACGGGACCTGGGTCGTGCCCGAGGGTCACGCCCTCTGGATCCCGCCGCGTCTGCCCCACGCGGTGGCGACCCACGGCGCGGTGGCGATGTGCTCGGCCTATCTCGACCCGATCGCCGTCGCGGACTTCCCGGAGAGTTGCCGGGTGATCGCAGTCTCGTCCCTCCTCGCCGCGGCTCTGATCGCGCTGGCGGAGGAGCCGGTGTTGTACGACCAGGATGGCCGCGGCGGCCACCTCGCCGCCCTCGTGCTCGACGAGATCGGCCGCGCTCCCGCGACGCCCCTCGCCCTGCCGCTGCCCCGCGACCCGCGCCTGCGCCGGGTCTGTTTCGGGCTGATCGAGGATCCGGCCTCGGAGGCCGATCTCGATGCCTGGGCCGACCGCGCCGGAGCGAGCCGGCGCACGTTGACCCGGGGCTTCCGCACGGAGACGGGCTTGAGCTTCGGGGACTGGCGGGCTCGGGCCCGGGTGATCCGCGCCCTGGCGCTGGCGGCGGAGGGACGCTCGCCCCGGGCGGTGGCGGAGGCGGTGGGCTACCGGAGCGCCCAGGCGCTGCGCCTGACGGTGACGCGGGTGCTGGGTCCGGCTGTCGCGGGGCAGGCGCCTGCGTGATCCTGGCCCGGGAGCCGGAGTGATCTAGCTTCGAGGAGATGGCGCGATCGGCGGAGGCGTCATGCCGCCGCCGGTCGAGGGCCACGGCCCTATATTCCGTGCGCGTGGAGCGAAGCCATTCAGGGATGCCAGGCCTGCCGATGGCGCGCTGCCCTGGGTCACTTCGCGCCGCTCGTGAAGACGGTGACGGCCGCTTCGTTCAACCGCATACCGGATGGGCCATGCTCTACGAGTTCACGACACTGTCCTCTCCGCTCCTCGCCGTCGGTCAGGTCTGCGAGCGGGCGCGGGCCTGGGCCGCCGAGGCCGAGACCGGGACCCTGCTCGGCTGCTGGCGGACCGAGATCGGCACCCTCGGGCGGGTGCTCCTCCTGCGCGGCTTCGAGACTCCCGAGGGCATGACGTCGGAGCGGCGGCGCGCCCTGATGAGCGCCGCGCCGTTCAACGCGGGCGATCTCCTCACGGCCCTGACGATGGACAGTTACGCGCTGTTCCCGTTTCTGCCGCCGCTGCGCACCGGAGCCCGCGGCGGTGTCTACGAGTTTCGCACCTATCGCCTGAAGCCCGGCGGCTTGCCTCCGACACTGGCTGCCTGGGAGGCGGCGATCGGGCCGGCCAGTCCCTACACGTCGCACCTCGTGACCAACCTCTACGCCCTCGACGGCCCGCCCCGGATCACGCACATCTGGGCCTTCTCCAGCCTGGAGGAGCGCGCGACGCTGCGCGGGAACGCCTACGCCTCCGGACTCTGGCCGCCGAAGGGCGGGCCGGATCAGATCCTCGAGGCGACCTCGACCGTCGCACTGCCGGATCCGGGCTTACCCTTGTCCTGAGATCGCGCCTCAGGTCGCCCGCGCCGAGAAATCGATCCGCGGGTCGATCCAGACGTAGATCAGATCCGACAGCAGGTTCACCGCGAGCCCGAGCAGGGAGAAGATGTAGAGGGTCGCGAACACCACCGGGTAGTCCCGTCCGACGATCGCCCGGAACGACAACTCGCCGAGCCCGTCGAGGGAGAAGATCGTCTCGATTAGCAGAGAGCCGGTGAAGAAGGCCGAGATGAAGGCCCCGGGGAAGCCCGCGATCACGATCAGCATGGCGTTGCGGAAGACGTGGCCGTAGAGCACCCGCCGCTGGGACAGGCCCTTCATCCGCGCGGTCAGCACATACTGCTTACGGATCTCGTCGAGGAACGAGTTCTTGGTCAGCAGGGTCGAGGTCGCGAAGGCGCCGATCACCAGGGCGGTCAACGGCAGCACCATGTGCCACGCGTAGTCGGTGACCTTGTGCCAGGTCGAAAACCCGTCCCAGCCTTCGCTGGTCAGGCCCCGGAGCGGGAACCACTGGTAGAACGAGCCGCCCGCGAACAGGATGATCAGCATCAGCCCGAACATGAAGCCCGGGATCGCGTAGCCGATGATCACCACGAAGGAGGTCCAGCGGTCGAAGCGCTCGCCGTCCTTCACGGCCTTGCGGATGCCGAGCGGGATCGAGATCGCGTAGGACAGGAGCGTCATCCACAGGCCGAGCGAGATCGAGACCGGCAGGCGTTCCCTGATGAGCTGGATCACGGTGACGTCGCGGAAGTAGCTGCGGCCGAAATCGAACCGGACGTAGTCCCAGAGCATCTTGGCGAAGCGTTCCGGCGCCGGCTTGTCGAAGCCGAACTGCTTCTCCAGCTTGGCGATGAATTCCGGGCTCAGCCCTTGCGCGCCGCGATAGCGCGAACTCGCCTCGCCGCCTCCGCCCGATGGCCGGCTAGCCCCGCCGAGATCGCCGGAACCGCCAGTGACGCGGGACATGGCTCCGTCGCGCTGGCCCTGAAGCTGCGACAGCACGCGCTCCACCGGGCCGCCGGGGGCGAACTGCACGATGGTGAAGGTGATCAGCATGATCCCGAACAGGGTCGGGATCATCAGGCCGATGCGGCGCAGGATGTAGGCGAGCATCGCGTCAGTCCCGCCCGATCCGCTTGGCCTTGTCGGCGTCGAACCACCACGTGGCCGGCGCGGCGAGGTCGTATTTCGGCGGGTTCGCCGGGCGGCCGTAGACGTCCCAGAGGGCGAGACGATGGGTCGAGGCGTACCACATCGGCACCCAGTAGCGTCCGGCCCGCAGCACCCGGTCGAGGGCCCGGCAGGCGGTGGTGAGATCGGCGCGCGACTTCGCGTCGGCGATGGCGGTGAGCAGGGCGTCGATGGCCGGGCTCGCAATCCCCGACAGGTTGTTGGACCCCGCGGTGGCGGCCGCCCGCGCGCCGTAGGTCTCGCGCAGCTCCGCGCCCGGCGTCAGTCCGCTGCTGTAGCGGCGCGGCGTGACGTCGAAGTCGAACTCCTTGAGCCGGGATTGGTACTGGGACGGATCGACCGTGCGCAGGCTCGCCTTGATCCCGAGCAGGCCCAGGTTGCGGATGAAGGGCTGGGTCACCGCCTGGAACACCGGATCCTCGTCGAGGAACTCCAGGCTCAGCGGCTGCCCGCCCGGCAGCACGAGGTTGCCGCCCTGGCGGGTGCAGCCTGCCTCGCGCAGCAGCGCGTCGGCGCGCTTGAGCAGGGCCCGATCCTGGCCGGACCCGTCCGAGACCGGCGGCGACCACGCCTCGCCGAACACCTCCGGGGGCAGATCCTTCAGCGGCTCAAGCAGGGCGAGTTCCTCGGCGGAGGGCTTCCCCGTGGCCTTGAGGTCCGAGTTCTCGAAGAACGAGGCCGTGCGCGTGTAGGCGCCGTACATCAGGTTCCGGTTCGACCACTCGAAGTCGAAGCACAAGCCGATCGCCTCGCGCACCCGGGGATCGCGGAAGGCCTCCCGGCGGGTGTTGATCCACCAGCCCTGCGTGCCGCTCGGACGTGCGTCCGGCACCATCTCGCGGACGACGCGCCCCTCGGCCAGGGCCGGGAAGTCGTAGCCGGTGGCCCAGACCCGGGCGGTGAACTCTTCTCTGAACGTGAAGGCGCCGCTCTTAAACGCCTCGAACGCCACGGTCCGGTCGCGGAAGTACTCGTAGCGGATCGTGTCGAAGTTGTTCTGGCCGACGTTCACCGGCAGTTCGGCCGCCCAGTAATCCGGCACGCGCTCCAGGCCGATGGAGCGGCCGGGATCGACCGTGCCGACCCGGTAGGGACCGGAGCCCAGCGGCGCCTCCAGGGTCGAGGCCTCGAAGTCGCGGCCGCCGTAATAGGCCGCCGAGAAGATTGGCAGTTGCGCCACGAACAGCGGCAGGTCCCGGGCGCGGCCGGCTTCGAAGGTGACGACCAGCCGCTCGTCGCCCTCGGCGCGGGCGTCGGTCATGGCACGGATCACCTCGGCGATCTCCGGGTGTCCCTTCTCGCGCAGGAGCTTGAGGCTGAAGGCCGCGTCCCGCGCGGTGAGCCGCGAGCCGTCGTGGAACCGCGCCTGCGGACGCAGGGCGAAGGTGTAGGTGAGACCGTCCGGACTCACCGTGACCGACCGCGCCACCAGCCCGTAGAGCGCGTCCGGCTCGTCGAGGGCGCGGACCATCAGGCTGTCGAAGGTCAGGTTCAGGCCGGCGGCCCCCTCGCCGCGCAGCACGTAGATGTTGAGCGTGTTGAAGGTGTTGAACGCCT
The sequence above is drawn from the Methylobacterium mesophilicum SR1.6/6 genome and encodes:
- a CDS encoding c-type cytochrome; the protein is MNSFEVNKVLGAVLGALLFAAGSGFVAELIYHPKPAGKAGYDLPEPEPEAAAAAPEAKVEPIAVRLASANAEKGEAGTKACHACHAFEKGGPNKVGPDLYGVVERPKGGHAGFEYSAAMKEKGGAWTYADLDEFLTNPKGYVKGTKMAFAGIASPQERANVIAYLRKNADDPKPLPAVEKSDAAPAAAPAAAKPEDKPAASPEKPSADKPAASKPSEGKDSPAKPADTSTAKPVEEKSPGSPRTTGESSDRNAPSPPANAHDGDQQGTPSSLIPAEPTAPSAPAAKEPPAQANPEAVDRAKDLEVGGPTKDLNAPLPTPQPLPKQ
- a CDS encoding multidrug effflux MFS transporter, with the protein product MNREGTALPERSSEAEERRAPLPLLVAVTMTGTVALHIFVPALAAAAADLGTNAAGAQLTITVYLIGLAGGQLLYGPLSDRYGRRPILIGGLGLYLAGLLLAIPAPNIGVLLVARVLQSLGACGSLVIGRAMVRDVSTREDAARKLAILTTAMTLTPALAPAIGGVVNEAFGWRAVFVVLAALVAVLGSLVVFTLPETNRHKVALPGFVAVLAGYLRLVRIPVFRAYLVAGACGGTSLYAFLAVAPFLLVDRLGRSSQEVGFDCLIVVFGMVGGAVLASRLAARVPIRKAARSGNLLCIAAALALLAVDRTGMLGVVSLIVPLFAYAVGVGLLSPNAVAGLMNVDPHAAGSASSLYGFTQMTFGAVFTAAASAWPATSATPVALALLAAGLIAGLALRRA
- a CDS encoding GNAT family N-acetyltransferase, with the translated sequence MTPLSLVIRPERPEDTLAIERLQARAFGPGRFARTAYRLREGAAERLDLGVTASVGSFLVGSVRMGPVRTGATPFVMLGPLAVDPSFEGRGIGGALTRAAIEAARQAGEGLVILVGDAPYYGRFGFVPVAAGRLSLPGPVDPARLLWLELAAGFQDRVAGLVEAVRSGPP
- a CDS encoding MFS transporter, whose amino-acid sequence is MEPDTLSRRTLRFVNVAHALDHFVLLIYPTAVIAIASQTGLGYGELIGLATGAFVAFGLCSLPMGSLADRFGRRNMLAIFFFGYGLSCLGVASASTPLAFAVWLCVLGLASAIYHPVGSAMLVTHARRLGRDLGINGVWGNFGAASASGITALLAATVSWRAAFVVPGLVCLACGAAFVAMVPGDGEAAGRKAGGAAVIPVTRPWALMAMFALSIFAGGLTFNLTTISLPKVIDEGVGHALPLAITGSLATGVFLFGALMQLAMGRLIDRYSLPSLFVALSVLQPLGLGIAALSTGVPLLLGLMLAMTAIYGQVVINDAMIARYVPPAYRARAYSVRYFVGFTASGFVVPAIALLHDRGGFGLVLGVASACGAVIWLSAFGFLKLTQGGARPGLAAAE
- a CDS encoding helix-turn-helix domain-containing protein, with the translated sequence MYANGPFSPAEAPRPARSTNAADYQDVPRAVAVMPKSYAAGMVLDRHFHPRAQLLYATAGLMMASAEDGTWVVPEGHALWIPPRLPHAVATHGAVAMCSAYLDPIAVADFPESCRVIAVSSLLAAALIALAEEPVLYDQDGRGGHLAALVLDEIGRAPATPLALPLPRDPRLRRVCFGLIEDPASEADLDAWADRAGASRRTLTRGFRTETGLSFGDWRARARVIRALALAAEGRSPRAVAEAVGYRSAQALRLTVTRVLGPAVAGQAPA
- a CDS encoding NIPSNAP family protein, whose amino-acid sequence is MLYEFTTLSSPLLAVGQVCERARAWAAEAETGTLLGCWRTEIGTLGRVLLLRGFETPEGMTSERRRALMSAAPFNAGDLLTALTMDSYALFPFLPPLRTGARGGVYEFRTYRLKPGGLPPTLAAWEAAIGPASPYTSHLVTNLYALDGPPRITHIWAFSSLEERATLRGNAYASGLWPPKGGPDQILEATSTVALPDPGLPLS
- a CDS encoding microcin C ABC transporter permease YejB codes for the protein MLAYILRRIGLMIPTLFGIMLITFTIVQFAPGGPVERVLSQLQGQRDGAMSRVTGGSGDLGGASRPSGGGGEASSRYRGAQGLSPEFIAKLEKQFGFDKPAPERFAKMLWDYVRFDFGRSYFRDVTVIQLIRERLPVSISLGLWMTLLSYAISIPLGIRKAVKDGERFDRWTSFVVIIGYAIPGFMFGLMLIILFAGGSFYQWFPLRGLTSEGWDGFSTWHKVTDYAWHMVLPLTALVIGAFATSTLLTKNSFLDEIRKQYVLTARMKGLSQRRVLYGHVFRNAMLIVIAGFPGAFISAFFTGSLLIETIFSLDGLGELSFRAIVGRDYPVVFATLYIFSLLGLAVNLLSDLIYVWIDPRIDFSARAT
- a CDS encoding extracellular solute-binding protein, whose protein sequence is MTGRLWTPTRRGVVLGAAALATVRLGWADEGERHGLSSFGELKYPPSFERFDYVNPMAPRGGRFSAQLSGTIGNQAFNTFNTLNIYVLRGEGAAGLNLTFDSLMVRALDEPDALYGLVARSVTVSPDGLTYTFALRPQARFHDGSRLTARDAAFSLKLLREKGHPEIAEVIRAMTDARAEGDERLVVTFEAGRARDLPLFVAQLPIFSAAYYGGRDFEASTLEAPLGSGPYRVGTVDPGRSIGLERVPDYWAAELPVNVGQNNFDTIRYEYFRDRTVAFEAFKSGAFTFREEFTARVWATGYDFPALAEGRVVREMVPDARPSGTQGWWINTRREAFRDPRVREAIGLCFDFEWSNRNLMYGAYTRTASFFENSDLKATGKPSAEELALLEPLKDLPPEVFGEAWSPPVSDGSGQDRALLKRADALLREAGCTRQGGNLVLPGGQPLSLEFLDEDPVFQAVTQPFIRNLGLLGIKASLRTVDPSQYQSRLKEFDFDVTPRRYSSGLTPGAELRETYGARAAATAGSNNLSGIASPAIDALLTAIADAKSRADLTTACRALDRVLRAGRYWVPMWYASTHRLALWDVYGRPANPPKYDLAAPATWWFDADKAKRIGRD